The following are encoded together in the Eriocheir sinensis breed Jianghai 21 chromosome 28, ASM2467909v1, whole genome shotgun sequence genome:
- the LOC127004394 gene encoding proteasome assembly chaperone 2-like, protein MLVYPCGKDLPSLTNYTLILPSVSVGNAGQLAVDLIITNLACEKVGIVHHPALYPLVGGSPYDPSSKEVTTSADLHVLPAHSLAVMQIRVPLIKSERHNFLTELMGWCKSVGIREVVMLASCNAYERWDNNQITGPQLRYLTSHTTEEDVQGLVSVGALELEKRTDEEGVSQPFLSGAGFVKHFMEICDLPTTVLIKFVEEGDNTMDAVMLLNFLNAWKKLVQDKAATWKMPFSWKNMFGRPTPQEIY, encoded by the exons ATGTTAGTCTATCCCTGTGGCAAAGACCTGCCCAGCCTCACCAACTACACCTTGATCTTG CCATCGGTGAGTGTTGGCAATGCAGGGCAGCTGGCGGTGGACCTGATAATTACCAACCTGGCGTGTGAGAAG GTGGGCATTGTGCACCACCCTGCTCTGTACCCACTGGTAGGGGGCAGCCCCTATGACCCCAGCAGCAAAGAGGTCACCACCAGTGCTGACCTCCATGTCTTGCCTGCCCACTCCCTTGCTGTCATGCAGATCCGAGTCCCCCTCATAAAA AGTGAGCGACATAACTTCCTGACTGAGCTGATGGGGTGGTGCAAGTCTGTGGGCATCCGGGAGGTGGTGATGTTGGCCTCCTGCAATGCCTACGAGCGATGGGACAACAACCAAATCACTGGCCCACAGCTGCGCTACCTCACCTCCCACACAACAGAGGAGGACGTGCAGGGGCTAGT GTCAGTTGGGGCTTTGGAGCTCGAGAAGCGCACGGACGAAGAGGGCGTCTCTCAGCCCTTCCTCTCGGGTGCTGGCTTTGTCAAACACTTCATGGAAATTTG TGACCTGCCGACCACTGTGCTGATCAAGTttgtggaggagggagacaacACGATGGACGCGGTCATGCTGCTCAACTTTCTCAATGCTTGGAAGAAGCTGGTCCAG gacaaAGCTGCAACATGGAAGATGCCTTTTTCTTGGAAAAATATGTTTGGGAGACCAACACCACAGGAGATATACTGA